The Myroides fluvii region GAAATGATATCTATGCGCATGGGGTATAAATTTATACAAAGGTACAATGCTATTTTGTACAATCCAATGCTTATGTTGTATCCATACCAAGTTAAATGTTACATTTTATCTGATAAGTTTGGGTGTGTATTATTTATTTCTTGTAGAAATTATCCCTTTATTTCGTTTAAAATAGTGGATAAGTTACCTTTGTACGTATGAGTTTATCAAAAGCAAATGTATTGTTTATGGCAGCAGTTACGGGGTTAATTGTTGCTAATTTATATTATTGTCAACCTTTAATTCCTCTGATTGCGGACGAATTTGGTGTGTCAGAGGCATCTGCGGGCACACTAACTTATTTAACACAAGCAGGATACGCTATTGGGATGTTTCTCATGATTCCGTTGGGTGATCGGCTAGAACGAAAAAAGCAAATTACAGTGACAACAATCTTTGCAATCGCAGCATTAGGGTTAACTGCTACTGTAACAAATTTCTTTTGGCTTCAGGTAATTAGTTTTGTGTTAGGGGCAACTTCTATTGTTCCTCAATTGGTATTGCCTATGGCGGCGAGTTTAGCTTCGGAAGAGCAAAGGGGAAAAGTAATCGGCACCGTAGTAAGTGGCCTGTTGATTGGTATTTTGTTTTCGCGTACTTTGAGTGGATTCGTTGGAATTTGGCTCGGTTGGCGAGGCATGTTTTGGATTGCCACAGCAATTTGTGTTTTGCTTGTCATACTCATTCAATTTCGCCTTCCTATTAATAAACCAACGTATCAAGGGTCGCTGTCGAGTTTATATCGCTCTCTTTTTGTATTAATTAAGGAACAACCTATACTTCGAGAAGCTACATGGATCACGAGCTTGGCATTTGCTCAATTTGGCGCTTTCTGGACAACGATGGTTTTGTTGTTGCATAATCAGCCTTTTGGTTATGACAGTGCCTTGATTGGTTCTTTTGGATTAATTGGGGCCTGTGGAGCTTTTGCAGCACCTCTGGTTGGGAAAATAGGAGGGGCAGGAGGAGCTAGAAAATTGATTCTATATGGCATAAGCATGACATTTTTGAGCTTTGTCGTTTTTGCCCTATCTGCCACATCTATTGTGGGAATTATTATTGGAATAATCCTAATAGATTTAGGATTACAAACGATTCACGTATCGAATCAAACGCGGATTTACGCTTTATTGCCCGAAGCGCGTAATCGACTGAATACTGTCTATATGTCATTTAGTTTCTTGGGAACAGCTTTTGGCTCGGCTTTTGGTTTATATTTGTGGAAGTATTTTGGATGGGTAGGTGTATGTATAGGTGGCATGGTTTTAGCCTTTTTGTCATTTGTCATTTACTTGCGCACAAAGAAAAAAAATAAGTAAAATTAATAACATAAGAAGAATGGAAAACGGTATTTACGCAAAATTTAATACGTCAAAAGGCGAGATAGTCGTGAAATTGACTGAAGATAAAACACCTGGAACTGTAGGGAACTTTGTTGCTTTAGCAGAAGGTAAATTAGAAAATTCAGCACGTCAGCAAGGAAAACCGTATTATGATGGATTAAAGTTTCATAGAGTTATACCTGATTTTATGATTCAAGGAGGTTGTCCACAAGGAATTGGATCAGGTGGACCAGGTTATACATTTGATGATGAATTTGACGCAAGTTTAAAACATGACAAACCAGGTGTATTGTCTATGGCAAATGCAGGTCCTGGCACAAATGGATCGCAATTCTTTATTACACATGTAGCTACTCCTTGGTTAGATGGTAAACATACTGTTTTTGGTCATGTTGTTAAAGGACAAGATATCGTTGATGCAATTGCACAAGATGACGTACTTGAGTCAATCGAAATTGTAAGAGAAGGTGAAGCAGCTCAAAAATGGAATGCAGTTGAGGCTTTCCGTACATTTGAAGGAGCAAGAGAGAAACGAGTAGCTGATCAAAAGAATGCAGCAGAAGAAGCTTTAGAAAAAGTAGCTGCTGGTTTTGAACGCACTGAAAGTGGATTGCGTTACCAAATGATTGTGAACGGATCAGGTAAACAAGCTGAAAAAGGAAAAACAGTAGCAGTTCACTATAAAGGAGCTTTGGATAATGGTACAGAGTTTGACAATTCATACAAACGCAAAAAACCAATCGAATTTCCTTTGGGGATGGGACATGTAATCGAAGGATGGGATGAGGGAATTGCCCTGTTAAAAGTAGGGGATAAAGCTCGTTTCGTTATTCCGCCTTATTTAGGATATGGAGAAAGAGGTGCAGGTGGAGTTATTCCTCCAAATGCAATCCTAGTTTTCGATGTAGAATTAATGGACGTAAAATAATACAACAACAGACTCCCAATCTTTTTTTAAGTTTGGGAGTTTTTTATCAAACGCTAATTTTTTTATGAAAGAGGAAATTAATACGTGTTACGAGAAGATAAAACCCTATGTGCACTACACTCCCATTATGGAATCGGGACATATTGAAAATTTTTTGGGAAGCGATTTGTATTTTAAATGTGAAAACTTTCAACGAGCAGGAGCCTTCAAGATGAGAGGGGCCACGCATGCTATTTTGCATTTAACAACAGAGCAAAAAGAAAAAGGAGTGGTGACTCACTCTTCTGGGAATTTTGCACAAGCCTTGGCTTTAGCCGCTCGTATTTTTGATGTTAAATGCTATATTGTCATGCCTTTTAATGCACCTAATGTAAAAAAGGATGCTGTAGTCATGTATGGAGGCGAAATTGTAGAATGCGCCCCTACGATGGAGTCAAGAGAACGCGTGTGTAATCAAGTGATCGATGAAACAGGTGCTACTTTTATTCACCCTTCAAATGAAATGCATGTTATCATTGGAAATAGTACGGCCACCAAAGAATTGTTAGAAAATGAACCTGATTTAGATGTCGTAATTGTACCCGTTGGAGGTGGTGGACTCTTAGCAGGAACAATTTTGGCTGCGCAAGCTTTTGGAAAAGAAGGAATCGAAGTCTATGCTGGTGAACCGTATGAAGTTGACGACGCTTTTCGCTCGTTAGCAAGTGGTACGATAGAATCTAATTTATCGGTTGATACCATTGCAGATGGTTTGCGCACTCAGTTGGGGGATGTCAATTTTCCTATTATTCAAAAGGGAGTCAAAGGAATTATTCGCGTTCGCGAGAATGAAATTGTCAGTGCGATGCGATTAATATGGCAACGCATGAAAATTATTGTAGAACCCAGTAGTGCCGTGGCTTTAGCTGTGTTGATAAAAGAACGACCACTGTTTGAAGGTAAAAAAGTGGGTATTATTTTATCTGGCGGAAATGTAGATTTAGATAATTTACCGTTTTAAAGCGGTTTAGTTTTAGGACTAAACCCTTTTTTGTGCCATTAATTAAATAATTGTTGGTAGGTGTTGCTGTATTTCTTTCTCAAACGCTGTTTGGTCTTTTTAACTGCGTCAATGGTAATTCCCAAAATATTAGCAGTTTCCTGATTGGTGAGATTTAATCGCTGTAGTAAGATTACACGTAAATTAGAGTCCGTTAAGTCCGGAAATGTCTCGATTAAATTCGCATAGTATTCCGGTTGTTCCGTTTGAAAGGTCTTTTTGAATACCAACCAACTCTCATCAGTCATCAAGTGAGAAGAAATAGTTTGCTCTAACTTCATGCGTTCCGTTTGTGACTTGACACTGGTTGAATCTTTAATTTTATTTAATTCAACCTCTAAAATATTAATCTGTTTTGTCTTTTCTGCCAAATACTCTTTGTAGGAGTCTAAGGAGTGATTAGTATCTTGCCATCTCTTTTCGGATTCAGCCATTTCTTGCTCAATCTTTTGAATATTCGATTCGTACATCGATGCTTGTTTAGTCAATTGTTTTCGGTATATTTTATACACAAAAATCAATACACAAACCAGTGAAAATGAAAGTGACAAGAAGAGTAAACGTTGATAATTTATTTTTTCATAGTGATAGCGCTCTGATTGTAGATGTAAATTGATGAGCTCTATTTCTGCATCCCAATTAATCTGGTCGATGGCTTTTTGTCCTTCTGTTTCGCTGATGTATTCATTGAGGGTTGTTAGATTTCTTCTATAGAGCAATTCGCGTTTTTCATCTTTTTCAGCTATAGATACCTCTAAAAGCAACTTCATGATGTCGTATTCAAACCCTTTGACGTAATTTAAATTTTGGGTATAAGAAAAAGCCTCTAAAGCTGTTTTCTTTGTGTTTGCAACATCATTCTTATCCCAATAAACCTGTGCTAGGGATAACAAGGCAAACATCGTATTTTTTTTATCATCCACTTTTTTAGAAAGGGCAACATCCTCTTCCAAATAAGCAATCGCTTTCTCCCAATTTTGTTTATTGTTTTCGATAATAGCCAGATCACCTAGAATTTTAGCATAGCGCAAAAGATCTCCCTGACTTTCCGCAAGGTTTTTGGCTTGTATTAAGTAAGGATAAGCCAAGGCCTCTTGTTTGTCTTTAATGGCAAAATTGCCAATCGCATTTAATAGGCTGGTGTAATTGATATTGTCTTTGGAGGTAAACTGAAGCGCTTTGGTTAGATAAGTGATTCCCTGTTTGTATTTACCTATAGTGCCATAGAAATAACCAATTTTTCGATAAATGTCAGTAGGTTGTATCGTAATTTCCTCCGGATGATAATCTAAAACATAGGCAACTTCACTATAGTAATTAGCAGCTTCTATATAATGATTATACGTATAGTAATAGAAGCCAATCTGCGTGTTAAACCAATGGGTGAGGTTTGGGAAATTTAAGTTTTCTATTTGTGTCTCAACTTCTTTTAATAACAAGGTCGTCTGCTCATTAAAAGCACCTAATTCTTCGGCTTTAATTTGTGCTTTTTTTACCTTGAAGATGATGTTCAGGACGTCCTTGTTAATTGAATGTTGGTTTGTTGATTGCGCTTGAATAAGTTCTTCCAGTTTAGTGATATCCTCTACTTTGTGTAACGCTGTGAGTAATTGATTAATATGTAAAGCGGTATTTTCTTTTGTATTACTACAACTGTAAAAACACAATAAAATAATAAAGCACATTATTTTTTTCATAAATACCTAATTTAATAAAGTGAAGGGGACTGAAAAGTTAAATTTTACAATGTCTCCCCCTTTGTCCACCTCGATGTCCACCCCAAATATACTGTTTTTTTTAACAAAATGTTATATTTTGCTTAAGTTTTTGTATAGACACCTTTAGGCTTCAAAAACAAGAAACAATTAAAACAATTATTAATCATTATTTACTCTATTAATTTTATGAAGCAGAAATTACTCTTAACGTGGCTGTTCTTACTCAGCTTTTCGTTATCGATGTTCTCCCAGATCCAAATTGGCTCCGGTACATCAACTACTGATCGTATGCCGATTTATGGAAGGGATGGCTATAATGTTAGTCAACAAATCGTTTTGAATACGGAATATTCAGATCAGGATGGGATGGCAGGGAATATCTCTAAAATAAAGTGGTTTGTAGATTCCTTTTCCCCGAATAGTGCGGAGTGGAATTTATGGGATGTGTATATCAGTCATACAACTAAAACCTCTTTTACAGGAAGTTCGGATTTTGTGCCTTTGACGGGTTTGACCCCTTTATTTAGTGGGACTATTAATCCTGTAGCAGGAGAATGGATGGAATTGACCTTAACTACACCTTTTGATTATAACGGAGTAGATAATATATTAGTTACTGTAATTGAGAAACAGGCGGGATTTTCATCTTTTGAGGGTCGACCTTTTTTTAGAAGTTATTCAGCAACAAATAGAGGTTTGTATGCTTCTCAGGATTCAGGACCTATTAATGTAGCAAATTTAAATTCTAGTGCAAATAAAACTAGAACGAGTACAGTGGCTCAAATACAAATTGTAGGGGCATTAAATCCCTGTCAAAAGCCAGAAAATTTAAGGATTTCAGGACTTACATCGACTACAGCTACTGTGAATTGGGTCAATAACTCTGCTGGTGCTTTGACGCAAGAGTATGAGGTGCGTACCAATACGGCTGTTGGAACAGCAACAGGCAGGGTGAGTACTGGGTCTGTTTCCAATGCGGAAGAACAAGTGGATTTGACTACGTTGACGCCGGACACGCTCTACTATTTTTATATCAGAACCAACTGTGAGGATGATGTTTCGTCGTCTTGGGCAATGATTAGTTTCAAAACCCTATGTGGAGCGACTAATATTCCTTATGTCATGACGCTTTCTTCATCTTCTGTACTACCAAGTTGTATTACGGTGCAAGATGTAAATAATGACAGTAAAACCTGGACGGCTTCGAGTAAACCTTCGGGATCAGGATTTGTAGATGCAAATGTTATGAAATACAATATGCATACTACGAATGCTGCCAATGATTGGTTTTATACTCAAGGGCTGAATTTAGTAGCTGGACAAAGTTACCGAGTTCTATTTAAGTATAGAGATGCGGGGCAAGTAGATCGCTTGCGCGTAAGTTATGGAACAGGAGCAGTAAATACTGCCATGACACAGGAGTTGTTTATCACAGATACAGGAACAACAAATGCTACGGTTGCTAAATTTATTGATTTTGTACCAGCAACAAGCGGCGTGTTTTATATTGGCTTTCAATCGTATTCAGACGCCAATAAGGGGTCTTGGTTTTTAGGAGATGTTAAAGTTGAACTGTCACCGAGTTGTATAGAACCTGCAGGAGCAAGTTTAACGAATGTGACAGCGAATACAGCTATTTTTAGCTGGCTAGCGTCTGGAAGTACACCAGCCAATGGATATGCATATGAAGTTCGTACGGAAGGTAACCCAGGTGATGCTACTGGACGTGTAGCATCTGGAACTACAGCAGCAGGCGTAGTTACAGCAACAGTAAATGGATTGACGGCTAATACGGCTTATAAATTTTATGTAAAAGCAGTGTGTTCCGCGACAGAGAGCAGTGTTTGGTCAGCAGTACTCG contains the following coding sequences:
- a CDS encoding MFS transporter — its product is MSLSKANVLFMAAVTGLIVANLYYCQPLIPLIADEFGVSEASAGTLTYLTQAGYAIGMFLMIPLGDRLERKKQITVTTIFAIAALGLTATVTNFFWLQVISFVLGATSIVPQLVLPMAASLASEEQRGKVIGTVVSGLLIGILFSRTLSGFVGIWLGWRGMFWIATAICVLLVILIQFRLPINKPTYQGSLSSLYRSLFVLIKEQPILREATWITSLAFAQFGAFWTTMVLLLHNQPFGYDSALIGSFGLIGACGAFAAPLVGKIGGAGGARKLILYGISMTFLSFVVFALSATSIVGIIIGIILIDLGLQTIHVSNQTRIYALLPEARNRLNTVYMSFSFLGTAFGSAFGLYLWKYFGWVGVCIGGMVLAFLSFVIYLRTKKKNK
- a CDS encoding peptidylprolyl isomerase, which encodes MENGIYAKFNTSKGEIVVKLTEDKTPGTVGNFVALAEGKLENSARQQGKPYYDGLKFHRVIPDFMIQGGCPQGIGSGGPGYTFDDEFDASLKHDKPGVLSMANAGPGTNGSQFFITHVATPWLDGKHTVFGHVVKGQDIVDAIAQDDVLESIEIVREGEAAQKWNAVEAFRTFEGAREKRVADQKNAAEEALEKVAAGFERTESGLRYQMIVNGSGKQAEKGKTVAVHYKGALDNGTEFDNSYKRKKPIEFPLGMGHVIEGWDEGIALLKVGDKARFVIPPYLGYGERGAGGVIPPNAILVFDVELMDVK
- a CDS encoding pyridoxal-phosphate dependent enzyme, whose amino-acid sequence is MKEEINTCYEKIKPYVHYTPIMESGHIENFLGSDLYFKCENFQRAGAFKMRGATHAILHLTTEQKEKGVVTHSSGNFAQALALAARIFDVKCYIVMPFNAPNVKKDAVVMYGGEIVECAPTMESRERVCNQVIDETGATFIHPSNEMHVIIGNSTATKELLENEPDLDVVIVPVGGGGLLAGTILAAQAFGKEGIEVYAGEPYEVDDAFRSLASGTIESNLSVDTIADGLRTQLGDVNFPIIQKGVKGIIRVRENEIVSAMRLIWQRMKIIVEPSSAVALAVLIKERPLFEGKKVGIILSGGNVDLDNLPF